The Micromonas commoda chromosome 17, complete sequence genome includes the window GAAGGGACCCGGCTCTCATGGGCCATGCTCTAGTTATCGGCGTAACACCCAGGTACGAGCCGCGTGTTCATAGGAGCTAATACCGACCTTGTAATGAACACAATTGTCAGCACAGAGCAGAGGGACACCTCTAGCTCTAGTTCTTAAGAGTAATCACGCTAATTAAAAAGTTGCCAAGGGATGATGTCAGCGTGCCCGCGGCTGTTTGGGGCGCGCCGCTTCGCAGGAAATGCAGTGCACGATGCTAGCGTGATACATTTCATGCTATCAATGCGCGGACTGCCAGCACTCCTCCAGACACTTCAGCAAAAGCAAGCATCCAAACGACGCGTGACCAGGCCGTTGCACCAGGAGGGAGCACACCCTGTCATAGGAAGGAGGCTGGGAAAGCAGTTCGCACAGTGGATTTAAATTACCCGAGAGTGGCAAAGTTCTGCAAGCACGGTAGTCGGCGCGATAGCTTCAAGGAGTGCAGCGGGTCATCAATATGCAAGCACAGCCGTTTGCACTGGGAAGCAGGCGCTCTGCTAATTTGTCTGTGACTGCGAAAACGTGCATTTGACAGACAGTGAAAATGCCCAACAGTTAGTACAACCCTGTTAGCAGCTGGATACTGTTGACATTTTACGCCCGCAAATCTTTAAAGCTGTGCCACGCTAGTAGTAAAAAAGTCACAATCTGGCCGCCTTCTTCCCCCGTCTGTTCGCATTTGAGTACGTCACCAACCCGGCGATCGTGATGCCATAACCAACAATGGCGAAGCTTGAGACGGGGTTCCGAAACACGATGATAGACGCCACCACTGCGACCGCGCCCTTTGCGTTTCCCAACACCTGCAATGTGAGTGGACTTGTGCACTTGGTAACCAAAAAATTTGTTAGATTCACATTGAAGGCCAGGATGCAGTTGAGCGTCAGTATAAAGACGAATCTTGAAGAGTTGAGGCAGTTTTGGTAAAAAATGCCGAATGCATCCGGCTCCATGAAAATGGTGCTGGCGACGAGCACGAACAGCGCCACCGGGGACATGTACATTAGCAGGTTGTTCGAGTCCAATTTCTCATCGTCATTCGTCAGCAGCAAACCCTGCAGCACACCCTTCAGAGCCCTCGCGAAAGCAGCCGAGAGGCAAGTCACAAAACCAACGGAGTGGAACTGCGGCTCAGCCTTCGACGCGATTATGATCCCAAGGACAATCGGTACTAAGGTTATGTAGGTCTTTGTGCTCTCCTTGCGCCGCGTGATTAGCAAGGACAGTAGCGCAGAAAAAAACGGTGTGATAGCGCCAATTGCCTGGTTGAACGACACCGGGATGAATCGAAGCGAGATGTTGCCGCAAACCACCGACACGACAAAGActacggcgaggacggcaaTCTTGATCGCGTGTGTCCTGCCCTTGATCGCCTGTTTCCGCACAACCCCGGACGCGTGGGCTGCCATGGAAAGTAAAGCGCACATGAGCTGTGGTTAAAAGTGGGAGGATGGTCATTACAGGGAATTCGATTGGGGGCGAGGAAATGGAGAGCAAAGTGTGAGTAAAGAAGGGAGGACTATTGCTTCGTGCATACCATGTGCATCATCGTGAGAAAGACGGGATATCGGAATCCGTAGTTGGACAGGAGGTACTTGTTCAAGAGGATGACGCAGACGTTGCTTAAGTACCACGCCGCTATCACACTCAAGGTGTAAACCGATGCCATCTCTCCGGAGCGGACACAGTGGATATTCTCGTAGGATGTTCGGGAGTGACCCCCCACTTTATGGGGTAAGGTTTATTTGTTTTAGTCCCCGCGATGCCTGATGGAtgcgagctcgcgcgagcgATGGCGAAACAATAGGGAAGATAGTTTTACACCGTTACGTACGTTATTATTATTAGTTGGAAAGCTCTTTTTGGATTTTCAACGCTCATGCAAAGAgtcgccggatcgaccgtcaccaacgaccgccagcacggcgctcgtggcggaatGTACGGAGCACACGAACACTACGTGCAGCCGTACCCGGTCACTAACTTCTATTTCAGGAGCTAGCACGGCGGGAAATGATTTTGCATATTTTGCATATGTTGCctagctagtagctagctagctatgCTAGCTATGTTGCCTATAGCGAATTTTGATGCCTAGCTATACGCAAAAAAACGATTTTCGATGAATGCCTAATAATATGGACGTATGTACATACGCTACTACTACCTTCGAATgaaggtacgaacgaaggtacgaaggtagacTAATATTTTTTCACGAACGAACGAAATacgaacgaatgaaggtGACAAATAATAATAAATCAAAGTAGTCTACATATTATTTAGTACTCGAGCAGCAGTACTCGAGCGATGttattattattaataaTACTAGACTACATACGTGATATGTACGTTGTGAAGGTATGTACGTAGTCTACATATATGTACATATatacgaacgaacgaaggtacatattattattaataaGTTATTATGTGCTCCTTTTATTTGGATTATTTTAGATAGAGTATTTATTAGACCGTTTGATTATCAGTCTACTAGCTCAGCTAGATATCTAGCTAGATATTATTATTTAAAATTGTTTTTCCGGTACATAGTACTATATATGATAGTCTATATATGTATGTAGATATGTCGTTGTCATAATATTTTATTTTATTGGACATAACTTTCATGTGAAACACATCATCAGTTCCAAAAGACCGTCCACTTTCAGTGTTGTCGGTTGGTCGATGGTTTCGCAAACGCCATCCCGGAGAATATATCTTGTCGGGTGGACGCTGCTGCTCTTTCTTCTCGTGTCCTCACAACAACGAAGACCAGACCTCGCTCGAAATCCTTGTGGTTTTTGTTCAGGACGCGTTGAACGCTCATCCACCCCGACTTGCCCGTCcgtccgccgaggccgagcttTCTCTCAGAACCAGACTGAGTTTTATGTTGACTTTGGTGGCAACGACAAACGGTATTCATACCATTCATATCTCAATGCCACTTCTACTGTTATGGAAATAGGTGGTTACACAGGGGTCGATATAACTGCCCTCCGAGAGCGATATGGAATGTTTCGGGTATTCATCTTTGAACCCATCTTTTATCGGGAAGCCACGAAAACTTTTGAGGGCGTGGAAAACGTCGAAATTTTTGCATTCGGAGTCGGTGCTTCGACACGAAAGTCCTACTTCAACTTGGATGGCGTGGGGTCGAAGCCTTCAAGTAATGACGAAGGCGTTGAAGTTGAGATAAGAAACTTCAACGATGTGCTCGACTCTCTAAAGCTGACAAGGATCGATCTTTTACAGATAAACTGCGAAGGTTGTGAATGGGAAGTGCTAGAGATGGTGCTCCGCATGCCTGCCGTGT containing:
- a CDS encoding Drug/Metabolite transporter superfamily (phosphate:phosphoenolpyruvate translocator), producing MASVYTLSVIAAWYLSNVCVILLNKYLLSNYGFRYPVFLTMMHMLMCALLSMAAHASGVVRKQAIKGRTHAIKIAVLAVVFVVSVVCGNISLRFIPVSFNQAIGAITPFFSALLSLLITRRKESTKTYITLVPIVLGIIIASKAEPQFHSVGFVTCLSAAFARALKGVLQGLLLTNDDEKLDSNNLLMYMSPVALFVLVASTIFMEPDAFGIFYQNCLNSSRFVFILTLNCILAFNVNLTNFLVTKCTSPLTLQVLGNAKGAVAVVASIIVFRNPVSSFAIVGYGITIAGLVTYSNANRRGKKAARL
- a CDS encoding methyltransferase (expressed), with the translated sequence MVSQTPSRRIYLVGWTLLLFLLVSSQQRRPDLARNPCGFCSGRVERSSTPTCPSVRRGRAFSQNQTEFYVDFGGNDKRYSYHSYLNATSTVMEIGGYTGVDITALRERYGMFRVFIFEPIFYREATKTFEGVENVEIFAFGVGASTRKSYFNLDGVGSKPSSNDEGVEVEIRNFNDVLDSLKLTRIDLLQINCEGCEWEVLEMVLRMPAVFEHIQVQFHPGATWVSNRLERYAAIQDALAKRYLLVYDVPWIWQMWSLPSVQKHASVKL